One window of the Anopheles cruzii chromosome 2, idAnoCruzAS_RS32_06, whole genome shotgun sequence genome contains the following:
- the LOC128275791 gene encoding uncharacterized protein LOC128275791: MQISPTIMRLAVILSVSLQIYANTVVVPPAAWVTASRTAPPPGVGSPASPATSPVRLLLPARPSTASRSERNVYRTKLSKLRLILLADMLNEIPPAPQELITCLANSSTLNVTTKHCDCETYSCKDLLASSSPSPLNYIQPKSRKVHSSCREHCCRKKKFNRSIDPATLGNVLVTSDGEGRRRNGGPEASLIHPAAGRLVQLSSRTGVVSGGEPSRRGVTVSIGGGPPSPRDRLAAYCNRDAIAQISISNGDQRTIIPWLYRVGLIETRHPVCVGALIHPSVILTTAVCVINKKPEELYVWNGAADGSADQQAVGRIMLPDQFATTFERLENNVALLVLVRGTKQDKHVGSPSGVREPPPEVEPSASEWRRRNRWHEGAEPIPGTVRRKRTPAAVPICLSSIIEPTTQDRRAHRASGRCFTVAHRRTDRLERSTLLRHQPKTPDTSVATDGTNYVTTNISIFPATECRPEHGDYLQHDGNLCAGYGAASNRSIDVDYSGAPLICDEDNGGRTWRTVRGLLTWSTDINHAPHLFTNLTTYRPWIERSIEQLELPPQRSSGRPPIAVQTTRPRTYRPGVVLYG; encoded by the exons ATGCAAATTTCACCGACGATAATGCGATTAGCTGTGATTTTAAGCGTTTCGCTACAAATTTATGCGAACACCGTTGtggtgccaccggcggccTGGGTCACAGCGTCGCggacagcaccaccacctggcGTCGGATCACCGGCCTCACCGGCGACATCACCGGTGAGGCTTCTATTGCCGGCGCGCCCATCGACAGCTTCCCGGTCCGAGCGCAACGTTTACCGCACGAAGCTCTCCAAACTGCGGCTGATCCTGTTGGCGGATATGCTGAATGAAATT ccaccggcaccgcaggAATTAATTACTTGCCTCGCGAACTCGTCCACGCTCAATGTGACAACGAAGCACTGCGACTGCGAGACGTACTCGTGCAAGGATCTGCTGGCCAGCTCCAGCCCTTCGCCGCTCAACTACATCCAACCGAAAAG TAGGAAAGTTCATAGCTCGTGCCGGGAGCACTGCTGCCGGAAGAAGAAGTTCAACCGTTCGATTGATCCGGCGACTCTCGGGAACGTGTTGGTGACGTCGGATggcgaaggacgacgacgcaacgGTGGACCCGAGGCGTCACTGATTCATCCGGCAGCGGGCCGCTTGGTGCAGTTATCTTCCCGGACCGGCGTTGTCTCTGGGGGTGAACCGTCACGCCGGGGGGTCACCGTCTCTATTGGTGGGGGTCCACCTTCACCTCGTGACCGGCTAGCGGCGTACTGCAACCGTGATGCCATCGCT caaatttccatttccaacgGCGACCAACGGACGATAATTCCCTGGCTGTACCGGGTCGGTTTAATTGAAACGAGGCACCCGGTCTGCGTTGGCGCTTTAATCCATCCGAGTGTAATATTAACAACTGCAGTCTGCGTTATAAA CAAGAAACCGGAAGAGCTGTACGTCTGGAACGGTGCGGCCGACGGGTCGGCGGATCAGCAGGCCGTGGGCAGAATCATGCTTCCGGACCAATTCGCAACAACTTTCGAGCGGTTGGAGAACAATGTT GcattgctggtgctggtccgGGGCACTAAGCAAGACAAACACGTGGGGAGTCCATCCGGAGTTCgtgagccgccgccggaagtggagcCTTCTGCATCGGAATGGCGAAGGCGGAACCGTTGGCACGAGGGTGCGGAACCGATTCCGGGGACCGTGCGACGCAAACGGACACCGGCAGCGGTGCCTATTTGCTTATCATCAATTATAGAGCCGACGACGCAGGACCGCCGAGCCCACCGAGCTTCCGGACGGTGCTTTACCGTCGCCCACCGGCGGACGGATCGTCTCGAGCGGAGCAC ACTGCTGCGCCATCAACCGAAGACACCGGACACCAgcgtggccaccgatggcactAATTACGTTACGACAAATATTAGcatttttccggccaccgagtGCCGGCCGGAGCACGGGGACTATCTGCAGCACGATGGCAATCTGTGCGCCGGCTACGGTGCGGCCAGCAACCGTAGCATAGATGTG GATTACAGCGGAGCACCGCTGATTTGCGACGAGGACAACGGAGGCCGAACGTGGCGCACGGTGCGCGGACTGCTGACCTGGTCGACCGACATCAATCATGCACCGCACCTGTTCACCAATCTGACCACCTACCGGCCCTGGATCGAGCGTTCCATCGAGCAGCTGGAGCTGCCACCGCAACGGTCCTCGGGGAGGCCACCGATTGCGGTCCAAACCACCCGGCCCCGTACGTACCGTCCCGGTGTCGTCCTGTACGGCTGA